From Polynucleobacter paludilacus:
AACCACCTCTCCCAATAAATCTTGTTTAGGAGTATTGAGTCCAAGTGGAATATATAAATCCACATTGAGAATCACGCGTTGTTCCGCTTTCTTCTCAAAATCATGAACGCCGATATTGATGTAAATCTCGTAGTCGCGCAAATATAAACGGCGGCAGTCAATCAGACTAGGATGGGAGAGAATGGCTTGCATGAGTTAATTTACCTTGGTCATTTAGTGAGTCTTGAACATCACATCTCGCTCCGATGGCAACAAATGTTGCCCACCATCAACGTAGAGTGTCGTTCCAGTAATTGCAGATGACTCTGCTAAAAATATAGCGGCTTTAGCCACATCGATTGCCTTAGAAGAGCGACCGAGCGGGGTCATTTGATGCGCCTTTGAAAATCCCTCTGCTGTTTGATCGCCAGAAGGGAGCGTAATTCCAGGAGCTAGTCCAATCACGCGGAGTAAAGGGGCAAAATCGACTGCCAAAATTTCGATTGAGCTGAGTAAGGCGCTTTTTGATAGCGTGTAAGACAAGTAATCTGGATTGGGATTAATGAGTTTTTGATCTAGTAGCTGTATCACTGACGGAATACATTCCCCTTGTAACTGATATTGCTTCTGATGTTCAAAAAACATTTGCGAAAGAATGATTGGCGCTGTCAAGTTCACCTGCATATGTGCCAATACATTTTTTCCACTTAAAGGAGTATCTGAATTCGCCCGATCATATTCAAAAATTGAAGCACTATTAATGATGCAGCCTAGATTCGGAAATGCCTTAGCTACAGCTGTAAATAGTTCTTTTGCTTCTACCTCGTTACTCAAGTCAGCCTGAAAAGCTAGCGCCTTGACCCCGAGGGCAAGGATATCGGAAACCGTCTGCTTTGCTTCAGTAGCGGATCGACCATAATGAATAGCAATGTCCCAACCCTGACGAGCAAATTCCAAAGCAATTTCTCGACCCAAACGCTTTGCAGCGCCGGTCACTAAAACGGCTTTATTTGACGTAAATTGGGACGCAGAACTCATGTGCAGTTAAATTCTCTTAGACTAGCGAGCTATGGATATTACCTTGACCAGCCTAGAAGCGGAGCATAGCCAACTGCTCAGCAGCAAAATTCGTGCTGAAATCAATGCTAAAGGCGGCTGGATCCCCTTCTCCCACTTTATGCAAATGGCCCTGTACGAACCCGGCATGGGCTATTACAGCGCTGGCGCCCATAAACTGGGAGCAGGGGGTGACTTTACGACAGCTCCTGAATTAAGCCCATTATTTGGCTCCGCAGTTGCCAATACCCTCTTACCGGTTCTGGAAGGGTTTAAATCAAAAGGTCTGCCAAGCAAAATTTTAGAATTTGGAGCTGGCACCGGAAAATTGGCTGAGGCGATTTTGCAGCACCTGGGCAAACAGGGCTTTAGCCTCGATGCTTACGAAATTATCGAAATCTCTCCAGACTTGGCTGCCAGACAGCAATCGCGTCTAAACCACCTAATCGCTAGTCAAGAGAGCAGCACTACTTGTCACTGGCTAGATGAATTACCCCAAAACTATCAGGGGGTGATTATTGCTAACGAGGTCATCGACGCCATTCCTTGTGAGCTGATTATTTTTGAGAACGGCTTTTGGCATTGGCGCGGAGTCTCTGATGAGAATGGGCAGTTTCTTTGGAAGACCGGTAAACCGGTTAACCAAAATGCATTACCCACAATCTTATTAAATGGAAATTTTCCCGAAGGCTACACGACTGAACTGCATCCGCAAGCTCACGCTTGGATGCGTCAAGTCGCACAGCAACTTCAGACTGGATTATTTCTGACTTTAGATTATGGCTTTCCAGAGTCTGAGTACTATCACGCTCAAAGACAAGAAGGTACTTTGATTACGCATCACCGCCACCATGCAATACCCGACCCCTTTCATTTGCCGGGTCTTTGTGATTTAACGACACATGTGGAGTGGCTTGAGCTTGCTCG
This genomic window contains:
- a CDS encoding SDR family oxidoreductase, whose amino-acid sequence is MSSASQFTSNKAVLVTGAAKRLGREIALEFARQGWDIAIHYGRSATEAKQTVSDILALGVKALAFQADLSNEVEAKELFTAVAKAFPNLGCIINSASIFEYDRANSDTPLSGKNVLAHMQVNLTAPIILSQMFFEHQKQYQLQGECIPSVIQLLDQKLINPNPDYLSYTLSKSALLSSIEILAVDFAPLLRVIGLAPGITLPSGDQTAEGFSKAHQMTPLGRSSKAIDVAKAAIFLAESSAITGTTLYVDGGQHLLPSERDVMFKTH
- a CDS encoding class I SAM-dependent methyltransferase; the protein is MDITLTSLEAEHSQLLSSKIRAEINAKGGWIPFSHFMQMALYEPGMGYYSAGAHKLGAGGDFTTAPELSPLFGSAVANTLLPVLEGFKSKGLPSKILEFGAGTGKLAEAILQHLGKQGFSLDAYEIIEISPDLAARQQSRLNHLIASQESSTTCHWLDELPQNYQGVIIANEVIDAIPCELIIFENGFWHWRGVSDENGQFLWKTGKPVNQNALPTILLNGNFPEGYTTELHPQAHAWMRQVAQQLQTGLFLTLDYGFPESEYYHAQRQEGTLITHHRHHAIPDPFHLPGLCDLTTHVEWLELARIALAEQADDVFLTNQGAYLLDAGIGELALELADPKDAETFLPISNALQKLLSEAEMGELFKAFAFSKNLSDLIPGQHLQDLPGLGGRNRL